A window of the Pecten maximus chromosome 19, xPecMax1.1, whole genome shotgun sequence genome harbors these coding sequences:
- the LOC117317830 gene encoding probable Bax inhibitor 1: protein MNRHAETNQFPPPQLFKFDNLENHVQAHLKRVYGCLAISMFTACAGAYVHLYTGWLQAGLLTTIASIGLMFWLASTRHSKENETKRLGIFAAFTFLSGMSLGPLLDYVIKVDPSIIVTALLGTSVIFISFSLAALYNTNRTFLYMGGFLLSTLSWLCLAGLLNIFIGSRLIWEVQLYAGLFIFCAFVLYDTQMIVEKKRMGDDDYIWHSVDLFMDFIQIFRRLLIILSNKDKKKEKN, encoded by the exons ATGAACCGACACGCAGAAACGAACCAATTTCCTCCTCCACAACTATTCaagtttgataactt GGAAAATCATGTCCAAGCCCATCTGAAGAGAGTATATGGCTGTCTTGCAATCTCCATGTTCACCGCCTGTGCTGGGGCCTACGTTCACCTTTACACAGGATGGCTCCAG GCTGGACTTCTGACCACAATTGCCTCAATCGGGCTGATGTTTTGGCTTGCATCAACACGTCACTCAAAGGAGAATGAAACTAAGAGACTGGGTATCTTTGCTGCTTTCACATTCCTCTCAG gAATGTCTCTTGGACCTCTCCTGGACTACGTCATCAAGGTCGACCCAAG CATCATTGTAACAGCTTTGTTGGGGACTTCAGTCATCTTCATCAGCTTCTCACTAGCAGCTCTGTATAATACCAACCGTACCTTCCTGTACATGGGAG GGTTCCTGCTGAGTACATTGAGCTGGCTTTGTCTGGCTGGACTCCTCAACATTTTCATTGGGTCAAGGCTTATCTGGGAG GTTCAGCTGTATGCCGGTCTGTTTATCTTCTGTGCCTTTGTGCTGTATGATACCCAGATGATTGTAGAGAAGAAGCGAATGGGAGATGATGACTACATCTG GCACAGTGTGGATTTGTTTATGGACTTCATTCAAATCTTCCGTCGCCTCCTCATCATTCTCTCCAACAAG GAcaagaaaaaggaaaagaatTAA